ATTTTTTTGATATTTGACTCCTTTATAACTCTTCCAACAACTGATGCAATTGTAATGGGATGCTCATTTAACCTTGACTTTGTCCGAAACTCCTTTGAACATTTTAAGGCCAACTCAAAAAGTCTTTCAAGGACTGGATTTTTACCGCCCACCAGCTTTGAAATCTCTTTTGCTTCTTTTACTTGAGCCACAATTTGTTCTTCTCCAACTATAAGCGAATCAAAGCCGCATACAACTTCAAATAGGTGTTTTATACAATCTTTGTCTTTGTAAATATAAAATAAATGCATATATCTCTTATCCCAGTCAAGTTCAGTGAATATTTTTTCTATGTCCACATACTCTTCTGAAAAGAAGTAGATTTCTGTTCTGTTGCAGGTACTGAGAATTATGACTTCATTTGCTAATTTTTTTAAACTAATCAACTTTTCTTGTAGCTTGGTTTTTGTCAGAGAAAACTTTTGTCTGATATCAATATCTACTTTGTGATTGATTCCAAAGACCCATAGCACAAAACATCATCTCCGAAGGTTTTTGGATTATTAAGTGTTCTTATTAAAAAAGCCCTATGTGATTCTTGTTATAAGTTATTTTACTTTTTTCAATCTATCAGTTTTATTAACCTCTGGTATTTTTTTGCGCTCTGTAATATGATTGCTATTAATTTCTTTTGTATCCAAATGCAGCAGCCCCACCATCGGTTAAAACCTTAATTCTTTTGGATATTAAATTACCCTCAAGAGAAATTCTATCATGTTGCACATCTTAGTGCAATTCTCTTGAGGGACCAGCAAGCTTGAGTAAACACAGTTGCTGTAGACTATATAAAGATGTTGAAGTTACTCCCTGATGGCTTAAGCTTCTTTCAAATCTACCGTGTTTTTAATTTTCTGAGGAGAATCTTTAGAGGAGTTACTTTACCTTTTAGGATACTCGATGTCCAAATTAATATCAATTTTCTTCTTAGCCTCTCTTAAAAAAAGTTCTCCTTCTCTGGTAAGCTCATAATATGTGTGATTTCGATGCTTAACACTTTTTCGTCGACGATGGTAATATTTAACTATTCTTCTTTCCACTCGCTTGATAAGTCCTCTCTCCTCCAGACTTTGTAGTCGCTTTCTGGTTTCTTCCAAGGATAAACCCAGACGTATCGCCAGAAGTTTTGCGTATTCCGGTCCAAGCTTTTTGAGGTAGGCAAGGATTGTTAAATCAAGAAGTTCATCTTGGTCATTCTTGACCGGCATGCTTTCATCTCCTTCATTATGGATTTACTCCTTGCCGAGCGTTCAAATACCAAAAACTTCCTCAGCATTGTATCGTGAAATTCGACCAATGAGTTCTGAATAAGCTTGGTTTAATTCTAAGTATCGTACTGTCTTGGGCACGCTGAGAGGATCATTAGGTCTTAAATTGCTGTAATCGCTATTTAGTACACCTCGTTGGAAACGTTCCAGATAATTCAGCAACAGTTGAGGAGTAAGACCATCCTGGCGAATTGTAAGACCGGGCACAGCACCAAAGTCTTCGATTAAGTCAATAATATCTAAATTAGCATGGTCTATTATCACTTTTCGGGGTTCTATTCCTACCTTAGCAGCAATTTCAATTGTTTTATTGGTAATTTCGACCCTGTTCTCTGGAGGAGTATGAAGGATTACTGCAGCCCCATATTCCTTGGCAATCTTCAATTGCTCATGGAGGACCTCCTGCTCCCGCTTGTTTCCCTCATGTAGCCCAATCTCACCAAGACCAATTACACCACTCATTTTAAGGTAGTCTGGAAGAGCGTCGATCACTCTGGTCCAATCGTCAGGTATTCCCATTGGGTGAATTCCAATGGTAACGTAAAGTTTAATACCATTTTTGGCAGCAATACTCATAGAAAGAGTTAACATCTGATGGAAATGATCAAAGAGCGTTTCGGCATGTTTTGCCCCAAAAAATAGCGAGCAGCCAATAACTTTCTTTACTCCTGCCAGGGCCATATTTTCCCATCCCTCAAATGGAAGCAATGAAACATGTACATGAGAATCTACAAATTCTTTCATCATTCTTATTCACCTGCCTTATTTTAAATTTAAGACATATAAATCAAGGCTTGATATAAGCATACCCTTCTGCCTGTTTTCTTACAATTTCTGTTATGCCAGCTGGCACAACCCTTACAAAATCGGGAATGCTCTCTTCATCGATAGACTGGCCTTTTAGAGCATTTCGGCATGCTACAAATTTTACACCCACTTTAGATAATTTCTCCATCTGCTCTAAAAGCGACAAATTAGGTGATACACTGCACAAATTACCACTTTCTACTTGCTTACATTTATCTTTAAAAATAGAAACTGCCTCACCATTAATCACTACTTCAATGTGAGCATTGTCTTGCCCAACATCATTCAAAAGATTGGTGATATTTCCGAGCACCATCTGCCACCTACTAGATTCGTTGATATGGAAGAGCACCTTTAATTCGTTCATCCACTCCCTCCTTTCTGTCATCTTTTCAGTTACCCATGCGAAATGTTAAAAATATCTTTCCAAATCTTTACTTTTTCGCTTTATTTTAAAATACCATTTTTTCTAAGATACTCTGGTAACTGGTCCCCATCAATAACAATCATTTCGCCATTTTTATTATATACCCATACTCTATCTTTCAAAACGACAACATTGTAATCTGCTTCCTTATCCATAGCACATGCATTACCACAACCACTGATAGTTATATTTCCTTGTAAATTGCCAGAGGATACTATGCGCTCAGCCATAGCATGGACATCACCAACGCCATTTTTGCAATAGCGCGCACCTATGCATGTCTTGATTCCTTCACTATTCCATGCCAATGCTATTCTGAGGAATGGCAAAAGCCCCATGCGGTTAATAACTTCAGCTAATCGTTCGTTTTGTGCAACCTTAATATAGCCATTAACAATCCTTTTAACAGTGTCGATTAGATATTCTTCTTTTATAACCACATCTAACCGAGTACCTAACTGTGGCTGACGGCCTCCTTTGCCTCCAAGGTAAATCCAATAGCCGTCTTTGACTGCAATGATGCCCAAATCATTTAGTTGTGCCTCAACGCATGAATTAGGACAACCATTTACAGCAATCTTAAATTTTTTTGGTGTCGCAAGCCCTGCAAGGCACTGATTAATTTGCGCCGCCAGAGGTGTAACGTCGCGAATTACACGTTTGCAATGTTCACAAGAACATACTTTAACGTTTCGTACAACTGGCCCAATATCAGCCAAAGGCAAGCGAACTTTCTCTAACTCTTCAGCTATTTTGTCAAAATCCTCTGGCTTTATGCCAAAAATCATTATAGCCTGAGTAACTGTAAGCTTCGCACCTCCGTATTGTTTGCTCAGTCTCCAGATAGTCTCCAGCTGTTCTGGTTCAAGATATCCATTTACAGGATGGATTACAACAGCGTAACTACCATCTAACTGTTGTATAAACCCTTTATTGACGTACTTTTTCTCCATAACTACTCCCCTCCTTGAAAAATTTTGGTAAAATATTTAAAACAAAGGGCAGAAGATGATAAAAAAGAGTGGACTACTATTATAGTAGCCCATAGGTTTTAGATTATTCAGAAGATGAATGTTAACGCTGGTTTACAGGTTTTAAGTTAAAGTTAGATCTATATTCGGTTTCTGTCCACAAAACTCTTTGAGCTACCATAGCTTCTGGGTTTAGTTGGACATCTTTTAATATCATTTCTTTAAATTTCTCATATCCCACTCTATCAATAAGGTGTCCGCCGTGGAGATATTGAGGCTTATTATTCAACACATAAGCAGAAAATGCCTCCCAGTTTTTAAGTACTCCCAAAACCACATCTTCTGTAACCCAGTTTAAAAAGATTTTTCCCATACGAGGTGTCTGCTTTCCTGTTCTGCCACCGATCAACACCCTGTAGAATTTTTTAGGGTTCCTGGTCCAAGCCCCGGTTGGGCACACAAGTACACATTCGCCACAACCGACGCAACAGCAATTGTCTTTGACAATTTTACCTTTCTCAACAGATAAAACCCCTGTTGCATGGCGTGCACATGCTTCCACACATTTTTTACACCCTATACAGCGCTCATAATCGTACTCTGTCTTAGTTATGCCAATTATACCAAAATCATTAAAGTGAGCTTTGCCACAGTCGTTAGGACATCCTGATATACTTAACTTTATGTGATAATCGCTGGGGAATATAATCTTTTCTATCTTCCTGGCCAGATCTGTTGTGTCAATGTTAGCATATATGCAATGACGATTGCCTATGCAAGCCATTATATTACGAGCACCTATGGTCGGATATCCATTGTCATTAACTTCCATCTCAACTCCGCACAACTTTACTTCTATATCCTCAATATAAGACCTTATATATTTGTTAACTGCCTCTATATTTTCATATTTAATACCAGGAATTGAAATTGTCTGCCTCATTCCTAAGTGAATTTCACCGTTTCCCACACGTTTCTGCTATATATTTAAACATTGGAAAATATTTAGCACTTACTACACCACCAGGAACACGCATTTGAAGCATAAATTCGCCTCGTACTTTTGACTGACGATAGCAGTTTCTACGAAGTTTTTCTACATCAATATCGTAACCCATTTTAATTCCTCCTTCTCATCAGTCCAGTAAATTTTTCGCCTTGGTATAATTAAAAACAGGGCCTTCTAAACAAACATATACTTCATTTATTTTACAATGACCGCACTTGCCAACACCACAGGACATTCTTCTTTCAAACGATACCCAAATTTTTTCTTCAGTTACTCCGTTTTTTAGACATTCTAAAGCAGCAAAGTGCATCATAACATGAGGTCCTACGATTACTACATTATAGTCCTCAAATGAATTGAATGGTATTTTCTTAATGTGTTCGGTAACAAGGCCAACTTCAAAACCTTCTATTTTATCTCTATCAAGAGTATAAATTGTGTTAAATTTTGTTTTGAATTTTTTTAGATCCTCTCTAAACAGAATATTCTTTTCATCCCTAAATCCAGCAATAAAGTGCAGTGATTTTATTTCATCTGG
This Caldicellulosiruptor changbaiensis DNA region includes the following protein-coding sequences:
- a CDS encoding TatD family hydrolase, whose translation is MKEFVDSHVHVSLLPFEGWENMALAGVKKVIGCSLFFGAKHAETLFDHFHQMLTLSMSIAAKNGIKLYVTIGIHPMGIPDDWTRVIDALPDYLKMSGVIGLGEIGLHEGNKREQEVLHEQLKIAKEYGAAVILHTPPENRVEITNKTIEIAAKVGIEPRKVIIDHANLDIIDLIEDFGAVPGLTIRQDGLTPQLLLNYLERFQRGVLNSDYSNLRPNDPLSVPKTVRYLELNQAYSELIGRISRYNAEEVFGI
- the asrB gene encoding anaerobic sulfite reductase subunit AsrB yields the protein MSENIMLPHPHKIIDIIPETEDVYTFRVETSAKVKHGQFFQVSIPKIGEAPISVSCMGENWVELTIRKVGKLTNEIFNLKPGDKLFMRGPYGNSFPIEEFKGKHLVVIAGGTGVAPVRSFLKYFYENPDEIKSLHFIAGFRDEKNILFREDLKKFKTKFNTIYTLDRDKIEGFEVGLVTEHIKKIPFNSFEDYNVVIVGPHVMMHFAALECLKNGVTEEKIWVSFERRMSCGVGKCGHCKINEVYVCLEGPVFNYTKAKNLLD
- a CDS encoding DUF2250 domain-containing protein, whose product is MPVKNDQDELLDLTILAYLKKLGPEYAKLLAIRLGLSLEETRKRLQSLEERGLIKRVERRIVKYYHRRRKSVKHRNHTYYELTREGELFLREAKKKIDINLDIEYPKR
- a CDS encoding DsrE family protein translates to MNELKVLFHINESSRWQMVLGNITNLLNDVGQDNAHIEVVINGEAVSIFKDKCKQVESGNLCSVSPNLSLLEQMEKLSKVGVKFVACRNALKGQSIDEESIPDFVRVVPAGITEIVRKQAEGYAYIKP
- a CDS encoding nitrite/sulfite reductase domain-containing protein, producing MEKKYVNKGFIQQLDGSYAVVIHPVNGYLEPEQLETIWRLSKQYGGAKLTVTQAIMIFGIKPEDFDKIAEELEKVRLPLADIGPVVRNVKVCSCEHCKRVIRDVTPLAAQINQCLAGLATPKKFKIAVNGCPNSCVEAQLNDLGIIAVKDGYWIYLGGKGGRQPQLGTRLDVVIKEEYLIDTVKRIVNGYIKVAQNERLAEVINRMGLLPFLRIALAWNSEGIKTCIGARYCKNGVGDVHAMAERIVSSGNLQGNITISGCGNACAMDKEADYNVVVLKDRVWVYNKNGEMIVIDGDQLPEYLRKNGILK